In Cryptomeria japonica chromosome 5, Sugi_1.0, whole genome shotgun sequence, the genomic window catctaggtccTCCTAAGTGCACCACACACATAAtagtaaaaaaaaatattatagacattatgcaaggtgtacaatacCTTATCCCAACAAAAACAATATTTTGTTCTCTTttctagtcacaaaaatcaaaGACCTTCTAACTACAACCTATATTTGAAATCATTTTCTAGCTCCAACAAGGCCTCACCATGAAGAATTTGAATAAATTCAGTGCTCTTACAACAAAGATGGAGACAAGGAGTAAATTTATCACTATCTAATTATAGCCTGATTCCAACTCAAACAAGTACAGGGTTTGCCGCATAATTCCATTTGGTGTTAATTCATAAGGGTGTGATATGGGTTTGAATTCCACACCACATTAAGATGTCTATGGTATACCAAATTTTATCACAACAAATTGTACGATAACCACAAAAAAGAGTACAACCAGTGGCCTATTAACCATGATGACATTAATATaacaatgaaaataaaaatgatTCAAATTATAGTCTCTCTCCATTACAAAGACAACATTACTAATATTTTTTGTTTCAACTGCCTCCATCCACATGATCTCCCAAGCTATAACCATCAAATGAGTAAGCCTCATTCACTTTTTAAtagaaacaaattcttcataacTAGGGGACGATTGGTTGTCTTACTCTTCAAACCGGTCAAAATAAATTATTCAAACTATTCACACCTAAAATATGCATATAATTTGTGAGGAAAATAATGGTTTTAGGATAACCACAAAATTGGATTTCACGAATGGCATAAGAGATCCTTAAATTCTTCATAAGAGTGTGATAGGTATGTATACATTGTGGGAACACAAAAAAAGAATGtgtattttttaataaaatgcctcaaagaaacatCATTTGATGAATTGTGATGATCaagggatatgcacaaaatggattaatatacatatatatacatatatcagatatatctacatatatacatatcacacacacacacacacacacacacacacacacacacacacacacacacacacacacacacacatgtcaaatatatatagatatatcttATGTGCTCTCTTGCTTCCACAAGCTAGGTGAAATCGAAAGTATACGTCTTTATTAGAAAAACAACCAACCCCACCACTTAGAGAAGCTCAAATGCCTTGCCAACCGTTACAACCAAGAAGAAACTACCAACATAACATCAATTTTAAAATGACATGTATAAATTAACACAAGTTTTTTATGTCATTGTAGACAATTTAAAACTAAGgggtataaattaataaatatttgtgATGCCACTATAGATGCCTCTTCATAATGGtaaaatgaaaaagaaagattCCTAAATCATTAAGAACATAATACAAATGAACATTCTATaataaaacataatttaaaaatagTAATATTcaaataaagtttaatatttatGATGGTATTCaaaattaaatgatttttattatgaattatatatatatatatatataaaattttgcaaactattatttaaataaaaaataattatcataaaaaaatatatactcatATTTATATGTCAACTCTCATATAATGATTGTGTACATAAGATATCAACATATATTTTTATTCTGCTTGGAAGAGTACTACACAAAAGATAGATACTCAAATTTTTAAACATAAGTATCATACAATAGTTGTGTATGATGATAACATATCTTTTTTCATTTGAAAAACTTTCTTTTTCTTTCCTATATATAGTATTAGTCCCAAAGGTGTAGACTTATGTTTTCAATgcgctttttttaaaaaaattaatttgcatTGGAAAAAATGTGATATGCTATAGTTTGgaatcatttttttttcaattttcttttcttttttccttttttctaatTGTAGCTTGTATTTTTGCTAGTGatctttttaattttctaattgaaaataaagaaaaaaaaaattgccattcaATTTGCAAAGATAGGATAATTATTTTTATATCTTCTAATATTTAATGGACAAGCCCATAACACTTGTTTGGCCCCACATTTAACCTAGGCTCAAATTGAGTCTTCATCTTGTTTAACCCATTTTTACATCAACCTAGAAAGAAGCAactatttttttgtgtttatatGTTTTGTATATGTGATAAAATGATTTTAACTTTCTTATTataaagcatttaatattttcaaattctGGCCTCTAAAGTAAAtggaattttttaatttcttatctaattttattttttatattatgccatgtataattttttaattaatttaaatatttattaatagatTTTAAGAATGGCGAAAATATCTACATAATTAAACAAGAAAGATCAATAAATTTATTGATCTACTATTTTCATACATcactcaaatttatttatttatttatttttattttttttcaaaatttcctattTTTCATAAAACGGGGACTCTACATTTTTCCCGAATAAAAAAAACTCTAATAGGCATAAGTTAAATGTGGACAACCTATCTTTCTTCATTCGCTATTACATTTCAATTTACATATAAATTGAACTCTCAGCGGTATATTTATATAAGAACAGATCTTATAAGTTCAGTTACCCAGTAATAAATGATTTCTAACTGCTGACAAACAAATCCTTTACTTTAAATTGGTGACATCTTTTTTGATAAATACCTTTCTTCATTGTAACATATGAACTGAAACTGCAAAGATTTCACAGGATCTGCTTACAAATTTTAAGAGCTTTCTTTTAAACAACTGGTTTCACCATTGGTTTTTTATTGTTTTGGTTTGATCGTAATacaattttgaaaaaatatatatctatCATAACAATTTCATATGTAATCTCAGCTGCTCCTTTTCCAAAGGAAAAGTTCTAGCTGTTTACAGAACTTTTTATTGAATCACATACAGATACAGCGGCATTAACATCATTGAGAAGATCAAGAAATGCCAGCAAAAGATTATTTAGATGATAAATGTTATGGTTTGTTTATCTAGGTGGTAACGTTGGGTAGATCATGAGGAGATTCTATAAGCATCGAATCCAAGTGAGTGTAGCCAGTCAATAAGATTTGGCACCCCCTCTATAAAACTCATAGTTTTGTTCCCTCCTGGTTCTCCATTACTGTAGAGCGACATTATGGCATGCCATCCTCTCTGCGTTGGATGGACTGAATCCCAGTAAAACTTTTCATTGATATCAGAACACACTTCATATAAAGCCCTGCCTACTTCGTCCACCTGTCCACACTTATCAATCCCGCCTTTCTCAGCACAGCAAGGAACGAACAAATCCACAAACCCTAGCACAGAATTACAATAACAAAAGTAAGACAGTATTGTtgagaaggtattgattttgaagatttaTCAGAAACAAGGAAGGCAGGGTAATTTAAGGTACCAAATTTAACAGGATTGGAGAAAATATAATTAGCCGCAGACACAACATCTGAAATTATAATGGATGATTCCTTATGACGAGATCTGAGGCTTTGTACGCCCTTTGTCAGTAATCTCGTATGAAGAGCTATAATGTCATCGAAGTTCGAATTGCAGGATGTCTTGCCGATTTGAGGAGCGCATCCAAAATGAGCATTATTACTCACAACGAAATTCCTAAGGCCGAACTCATACAAATCTTTCACGGCCTTGACTATCCCTCTCACCACAGGCTTCACCAGATCGATTATTCCCTGTAATAACGTcgcaaatttgagaaaaatattTGTTAAATTTCAGCAGGCAATAAAACACATCAGATTTTGAACTAGGTACCTCTCTGGAGCCGTTTCTGCTTGAAACGTATGCACCGTAGTCGTTTCCAGCCACGGAGATAAGGACTATTGACCGCGAGAGCTTGTGAGAATCGAACCCTAGACTTCCTCCAACCAGCTCCTTAAACTGCTTCACCTGTTGTGGCACTGTTGTGAAACCGTAGGCTCGAAGTATTCCACTGCCGCCTACTGCAAAATTAACTCCTTGTCGAATCTTCTTTGCAGTTGCTTTACAGTCATGACTTTTCAGCATCTCATAAGCAATGGGAGAGGGAAGCCCTAAAATATTCGCTGCACAGTGCACACACCAAAGCCACATAATACTAAGACAAATGTTGCTCAAAACCTTAAATTTCACCATTTGTGAGTGGAAGCAAGGTTTACCCCAAAAATCTGTCTGGATTTTTCCAGAAGAAAATCTGCCTGCAGGATAGCCAGGCCAGGTCAGACCGTACGGTCGTCTCCATGACTGGTTTTCgctttgattatatggattgcGATTTCCTGTGTCGGCAAAAGAGTCTCCCAACACAAACAACGCCTGCGCTTTCTCCGCAATGCCTCTCCCTGCAAAtcaatcaatttaaatttaaaatcataCGAGTATAGAATGAGGAAAGTTTGAAATGATAATTTGTATATCTGACCTGCAAGTAAACAGAAAATGATTATCAGAAACAGAAGGCGAGAAAACATGGCATCCATATCTGTAGTCAACTGAATTTGTAACTACAACTCCCAAATTGTTTGAGCGTTTCTGTGAGAGATGTTTGAGCTCTGATAATTTTATAGTGCTCGAGCGTAGGTCCTGATTAACAAAAAGAAGCGATTTTTTGGCATACGCTTAAGAATCCAAAGACAATTATCAGAGTCATCTCATTCATTTCATGTGGAGATAATCTTCAACTTCTCCTTTGGCATCATCCATCTGGAGTTGCTGCTTTTTGAATTGCATTTGCATAAAGAAATAGTTGATGGGAAGTGAGAAGTCTTTTCACAAGAATAAACCAACATTCGCATGGTTATGGCCAGTCAAAGGCTGCTCAAGTACAGCTAACAGCGACTAATTTAATGTTATTTCCATTAAAAAGGAATCATGACAAACGAATACAAATGGAAGAGCACTCAGATATTGTCCCTTCTATGATTATGTTTGGGTCGATGGACTTTTTAACCAATaatctaattaataattaatttagtatAAAGTAAGTCTATATAGAAAATAAGATTCACATGGGTAAACCAAATAACATATAAATTGAAGAGCATTGTCCTTTTAGGTGGGAGGACTTTTAATTAATaatctaattaataattaatttaatataaaatcTATCTATATAGAAACTAAGATTCATGTGGGTAAACCAAATAACATATAAATTAAAGAACACTCAGATATTGTTCCTTTGATTATGTTTGGGTGGATGGACTTTTTAATTAATaatctaattaataattaatttagtatAAAGTAAGTCTATATAGAAAATAAGATTCACATGGGTAAATTCAAGAGCATTGTCCCTTTTAACTGGGAGgactttttaattaataattaatttagtatAAAGTCTATCTACATAGAAAATAAGATCCATGTGGGTAaaccaaaaaatatataaattgaggAGCACTTAGGTATTGTCCCTTCTATGATTATGTTTGGGTGGAtggaatttttaattaatattctaattaataattaatttagtatAAAGTCTATTTATGTAGAAAATAAGACTCATGTGGGTAAACCAAATAACATATGTGGAGATAAATTCTCGCCTCATCGTCtgtgggctcattaagaacctttcaacttcaccaagAGATCAAGAGCCCAAAGATTTGATCCTTGGTGGGCTCGTTAAGATCCTTTCAACTTCACTTAGAGACCAAAGGCACAAAGCTCTGAACCTTGGTGGACTtattaagaacctttcaacttcatgACCCATTATAAATGTAACTAGTTTTTTAAATAGAAGTGGGAAAATAAAATGGATTCCATCTTTTTATTTTGCGATTttggataaaaaaaattaaattactatagaaatttattttatttttaaatttttttaataatttataggGATTAGAGATAGTTGGATTTTTTTTTAGAGAGATGTTTGATCTTTACCAACAATAAATTAAAGACTTTACTTTTTAAGATTTTGCATCTATCAATCATAGTGTTTCTTGTTCAA contains:
- the LOC131045028 gene encoding GDSL esterase/lipase At5g03610; translated protein: MDAMFSRLLFLIIIFCLLAGRGIAEKAQALFVLGDSFADTGNRNPYNQSENQSWRRPYGLTWPGYPAGRFSSGKIQTDFWANILGLPSPIAYEMLKSHDCKATAKKIRQGVNFAVGGSGILRAYGFTTVPQQVKQFKELVGGSLGFDSHKLSRSIVLISVAGNDYGAYVSSRNGSREGIIDLVKPVVRGIVKAVKDLYEFGLRNFVVSNNAHFGCAPQIGKTSCNSNFDDIIALHTRLLTKGVQSLRSRHKESSIIISDVVSAANYIFSNPVKFGFVDLFVPCCAEKGGIDKCGQVDEVGRALYEVCSDINEKFYWDSVHPTQRGWHAIMSLYSNGEPGGNKTMSFIEGVPNLIDWLHSLGFDAYRISS